A single region of the Malaclemys terrapin pileata isolate rMalTer1 chromosome 4, rMalTer1.hap1, whole genome shotgun sequence genome encodes:
- the TMEM9 gene encoding proton-transporting V-type ATPase complex assembly regulator TMEM9 gives MLTQHSWENMKILWLAAVAWCVLAPPAQASKSSEDIRCKCICPPYRNISGHIYNKNVSQKDCNCLHVVEPMPVPGNDVEAYCLLCECKYEERSTTTIKIIIIIYLSVVGALLLYMAFLILVDPLIRKPDAYTQPLHSEEENEEARSLAAAPAPTGARANTVLERVEGAQQRWKRQVQEQRKTVFDRHKMLS, from the exons ATGCTGACACAGCACAGCTGGGAAAATATGAAGATCTTGTGGCTGGCAGCGGTGGCGTGGTGTGTCCTAGCACCTCCAGCGCAGGCCAGCAAG AGCTCGGAGGACATCCGCTGCAAGTGCATCTGCCCCCCATACCGGAACATCAGTGGGCACATTTACAACAAGAATGTGTCACAGAAAGACTG CAACTGCCTGCACGTGGTGGAGCCGATGCCAGTGCCAGGGAATGACGTGGAAGCCTACTGCCTGCTGTGTGAGTGCAAGTATGAGGAGCGCAGCACCACCACCATCAAG atcatcatcatcatctaccTCTCAGTGGTGGGGGCACTGCTGCTGTACATGGCCTTCCTCATACTGGTCGACCCCTTGATCCGGAAGCCAGACGCCtacacccagcccctgcacagTGAAGAGGAGAACGAG GAGGCCCGCTCACTGGCAGCAGCTCCCGCTCCCACCGGCGCCAGAGCCAACACAGTGCTGGAGAGGGTGGAAGGAGCCCAGCAGCGATGGAAGCGCCAGGTGCAGGAGCAGAGGAAGACGGTTTTTGACCGACACAAGATGCTGAGCTAG